A single region of the Salipaludibacillus sp. LMS25 genome encodes:
- a CDS encoding DUF368 domain-containing protein, protein MEWRNVYRGILMGASNLVPGVSAGTIALIFGIYDQLIASISDFFSSKWRDSLKFLIPLGIGVVAGFVGLIHIIRWLHEHHYQTTQFFFLGLIIGVIPLLLTQSSMKTQFKVPHYVILLVTAIGIGLMGLLPEEGSGVIDLTPFAGIRLFVAGWLASMSLLLPGISGAAVLLIFGVYDTAIEALYSLNLAVIGLLGGGLLIGFAMSSKIIKYVLKEYPYMTYAVIIGLLAGSLVIVFPGFSAGPAALFPSAVTFIAGAMTAILLGSRS, encoded by the coding sequence ATGGAATGGCGAAATGTTTATCGTGGGATTTTAATGGGAGCAAGTAATCTTGTTCCAGGGGTAAGTGCGGGGACAATTGCGTTAATTTTTGGGATTTATGATCAATTAATTGCATCGATCAGTGACTTTTTTAGTTCAAAATGGCGCGACAGTCTTAAATTTCTTATTCCGCTTGGAATAGGAGTCGTTGCGGGCTTTGTTGGATTAATTCACATAATACGGTGGTTACATGAGCATCATTATCAGACGACACAGTTTTTTTTCTTAGGATTGATTATTGGTGTGATTCCACTCTTACTCACTCAGTCTAGTATGAAAACGCAGTTTAAAGTCCCCCATTATGTGATTCTTCTTGTGACAGCTATCGGCATAGGATTGATGGGACTTCTGCCAGAAGAAGGATCTGGCGTTATCGATTTAACGCCTTTTGCTGGGATAAGGCTGTTTGTGGCAGGTTGGCTTGCAAGTATGTCTTTGTTGCTTCCGGGTATTAGCGGAGCTGCTGTTTTACTTATATTTGGGGTTTATGATACCGCTATTGAAGCCCTTTATTCGTTAAATCTGGCAGTAATCGGTCTGCTCGGTGGAGGACTTTTAATTGGTTTTGCTATGAGTAGTAAAATTATTAAATATGTCTTAAAAGAGTATCCTTATATGACTTATGCTGTCATAATTGGATTGTTAGCGGGTTCTTTAGTGATTGTATTTCCGGGATTTTCAGCAGGCCCTGCAGCACTTTTTCCCAGCGCAGTCACATTTATAGCTGGTGCTATGACAGCGATACTCCTCGGATCGAGAAGTTGA
- a CDS encoding post-transcriptional regulator — MVNEQWSYWKMKLEPVIQSKVEEWQILGYEKISEKDVWECFMRKVEKNQEKPDKIRSHWMVSELFSLKANDYMNLVTVAAYKGPQWFQNEQPVDFRLNQFEDDSR, encoded by the coding sequence ATGGTTAATGAACAATGGAGTTATTGGAAAATGAAACTGGAGCCGGTCATTCAAAGTAAAGTAGAGGAATGGCAAATACTTGGTTATGAAAAGATTTCAGAAAAAGATGTCTGGGAATGTTTTATGAGAAAAGTAGAAAAGAATCAAGAAAAACCAGATAAAATTCGCTCTCACTGGATGGTTTCAGAGTTGTTCAGCTTAAAAGCGAACGATTATATGAATTTAGTGACAGTTGCAGCTTATAAAGGACCACAATGGTTTCAGAATGAGCAGCCGGTTGACTTTAGACTAAATCAATTTGAGGATGATAGTCGCTAA